The sequence GGCTGGATGGGGAGAATGTCGAAATCACCGCCTTCTTCAGCGACATCCGAGGCTTCTCCACCTTCAGCGAGCGCTTCAAGGACGACCCGCGCAACCTGGTGCGCCTGCTCAATACGTATCTGACGCGAGTGAGCGCGGCGCTGCTGAAGGAAGGTGGGTGCCTGGACAAGTACATCGGTGACGCCGTGGTGTGTCTCTTCGGCGCGCCGATGCGACAGGCGGACCACGCGCTGCGCGGCTGCAAGGGCGCGCTCGCGGCGAAGGCGGCGGTGGACCGGCTGCGCGACGAGTTCCGCGCCCAGGGGCTGCCGGACATGTACACACGCATCGGCGTCAACACCGCGGTCAACTTCGTGGGCAACTTCGGCAGCGAGCAGCTCTTCAGCTACACCGCGATTGGCGACGGGATGAACCTGGCCGCGCGGCTGGAGGGCGCGAACAAGGCCTATGGCTCCGTCATCATGATTGGCCCGCGCACGTACGAGCTGGCGCGCGAGCACATCGAGGTGCGGGAGCTGGACCGGGTGCGCGTGGCGGGCAAGACGGAGGCCGTCACCGTGTACGAATTGCTCGCGCTCAAGGGCGGGCTGGACGCGCGCAAGCGGGAGACGGTGGAGCGCTATCACGCGGCGCTGGCGCTCTACCGCGCGGCGCGGTTCGAAGAAGCAGCAGCGGTGCTGAATGCGCGCCGCGCGGAGGACCCGGAGGACGGGCCCACGCAGGCGTTGCTGGAGCGCTGTCAACGATATGTGAAGGCGCCGCCGCAGGACTTCGACGGCGTGGCGAACCTGGACAAGTGAGCGGTGCGGAAAGGAGTCGGGGAGACATGGGGATGAAGACGCGGGTGGCGTGGACCACCGCCCTGCTGGCGCTGGCGATTCCGGCGGGGGCGTCGGCCGTGAAGGTCGGCGAGCCGCTGTATGTGAAGGCGAAGAACACGCGCGTGCAGGCGAGTCCGTCCGGCTCGGACAACGCCGTGGCGGTGCTCCAGCCCGGAGAGCGGGTAACGTGGGGCGGCGCGGATGCGAAGCACAAGCAGTGGCACCGGGTGACCACGGCCACCGGGAAGAAGGGGTTCGTGTTCCAGACGAACCTGTCCACCACGCCGCCCAACATGGAGCTGGTGACGCAAGGGAATGGCACCCAGCAGGTGGACCCGAAGAAGTTCGTCGCCAGTGGCGCCGCGGTGAAGGCGCTCAGCCCGGGCGCGGAGCAGTACGGCAAGGACAAGGGCGGCGACCACGGCAAGGCCGTGCGGGACATCAAGGCGCTGGAGACGCTGGCGAAGTCCGTGTCCACGGCGGACATCGCCGCGCACGTGACGGCGGCGGGACTCTTCCCGGTGGTGGGCGCCAGCGACACGGTCGCGAAGGCCGGGACGAACAAGCGGAGCGGCAACCGATGATGCGAACGGGCTGGAAGGTGCTCGCGTTGGTGGGTCTGGGCGCGATGACGGCGTCCTGCAAGGGCTTCAATGCGTCCTCGCTCACCCGGGGTGAGAACCTCCTGGGGAAGCTGAGCGCCGCGTCCGCGGAAGCCAAGACGTGCAAGAAGCTGCGCGCCGCCCCCAGCGTGCAGGAGGAGTACGCCCTGGGCGGCGCGCTGGCCATCAACTACGTGCGGCGGGGTGGCGGGCTGCTGCTGGACGGCCCCAACGACGCGCTCCACCGCTACGTCAACGTCGTGGGGAAGAACCTGGCGGCGCAATCCGCGCGGCCCACGCTCGAGTGGACCTTCGGCGTGCTCCAGGACACGTCCCAGTTCAACGCGATGTCCGCGCCCGGTGGCTACGTCTTCGTCACCCGGAAGCTGCTCCAGGGACTGGAGAACGAAGGGCAGCTGGCCGGCGTGCTGGCGCACGAAATCGCCCACGTCACGCTCAAGCACGCCATCCACCAGTACGGCGACGCGAAGGTGAAGACGTGCGAGCTGGTCACCTACGGCGAGGCCGTGCTCTCCCCCACCGCGGTGAAGGTGCTCTCCGCGGGCCGCAATGGCGACGGGACGCTGGATTTGGACCAGGACCCGGGCCTGCTGGGCCACCTGAGCGAGAAGACCATCGACCTCATCGACAAGGGGAACGCCAAGGAGCAGGAGCTGGAGGCGGACCGGATCGCCGTCGAGCTGATGCTCTCCGCGGGCTACACGCCGGACGACTACCTCGCCCTGCTGGCCAAGACGAAGGACGGGGGCAGCACCTTCGCCAACCACCCGGGGAAGGACGAGCGCCGGCGCAACATCCTCGCGCACGTCCAGGCGCTGAAACAGCCGGCTGGCGCCTTCAGTGGACTGGCCACCGAAGGGCTCCGCTCGCCGCCGCTCAGCCCCGCCTTCGCCGCCGTGCGCGGTGGAAACGACGCACGCGGCGTGGCGAAGGACGGGAAGTAGCCGGGCGGCTTCAGCGCACCGTGGCCTGACTCAGGGCCCGGTGCACCGACTCCAGGGCCTTGCGCGCCTCGAGCAGCTCGGCGCGCTCGGCGGTGAGCGAGGCCACCTGCTGGGCCAGCACGTCGCGCTCTCCCTGGAGCGCTTCCACCGCGCGCTGCAGCGACATGGACTCGTCCTTGGCGGACTCCAGCTCACCGGCGAGCCGCTCCTCCTCGGCCAGGCTGTCCACCAGGGACTGCTTGCCGCGGGCGACCTCTTCTTCCAGGGCCTCGCGCTCCTTGGCAGCGGCCTGAAGCGCCTGCCGCGTCTCCTGGAGCGACAGCAGCGCCTCGTCGCGCTCGCCCTCCAGCGCGGACAGCTCGCGCTCCAGGTCGGCCAGCAGCTTCACCCGGCCCTCCATCTCCGAGGACAGGCGGCGCGCCTCGTCCATGCGCAGGCGGGCCTCTTCCGTGGCCTTCTCCGCCTGACGGCGCGACACCTCCAGGTCCTGCGTGAGGGAGAGGTTGAGCGCCTTCACCTTCACCAGCTCCGCCTGGAGGTGGGTGATGCGCTCCACGGCGCGCTGACCCGCCTCCGCCACGGTGGCGGGCAGCGGCTCCGGACGCGGATTCTCCCGCACCGCCTTGAGCCGGGCCTTCAGTCGCTCACGGCGGGCCGAGGAGTCCTGCCCGTCCTCGCGCGGCGGGGCCGGCCGCTGCACCTCCACCTCGGAGGGCGGCGCTTCGACACGGGCCACCGGCTCCGCGACGGTGGCGGTGACGTGCGGCATGGACACGGGAGCCGAGGCCTGCGTCATGGGGTGCGCCTCCGGAGGAGGACTGACGGCGTCGAAGTGCAGCGCCGGAGGCGGCGCCGCGAAGGTGACGGGCTCGGCGTGCGGCTCGGTGTCGAGCAACGCCTCCGCCTCTGCCTCCGGCGGAGCCCCGTACGTCACGGGCACGTCGGCGACCGCCTCGGGCTCCTGCGGCGGCTCCTCGTAGACGGGCGCGTCGTCCGGCTCGCGCAGGGCGGCGTCCATGGCCTGGGCGGCGCTGGGGCGCGGGCTGCGGGCGCGCTCGATGCGGGCGCGCACCTCGGCGGAGAGGTCGGGGGCCTCGGCGACGGGCTCGGGGGCCGCCTCGGCCTCGGGCTCGGGAGGCGTGGGCTCGACGGGGTCGACGAGGCCCGTCAGCGCGCCCAGGCGGAGGCGCGGCTTGGCGCGGGACACGTTCTGTTCAAAGGCTTTCTTCATGGTTCTCAGCCGGCCTGCTGGGTGCCCTTCGTCTGGGCGACGGCTGCCGCGGCCACCAGCCGGGGCAGGATGTTGTCAATCATGGCCTGGATGTCGTTGGCCCCCTTGGACGAGGGGTCCGCGACGAACACCGGCCGCCCCTCGCTGGAGGCCTGCGCGAACTTGGTGCACTGCCGGATGATGGTGGGCAGCAGGAACTCCGGATAGTGCGTCTGGAGCGCCTCCAGCGCCTCCTTCGCCAGCTTGAAGGTGGCGTTGAAGGAGTTGACCACGATGAAGACGTGGTCGAGCACGTGGTTCAGGTCCTCCTCCAGGCTCTGCACCGTTTCGAACAGCAGCTTGAGGCCGTGGAAGGACAGGAAGTCCGCGAGCACGGGGACGAACAAGTCGTTCGCCGCCATCAGCGCGTTGAGGTTGAGCAGGCCGAAGGACGGCGGCGCGTCGAAGACGACGACGTCGTACTGGGCCTCTACGTCCTTGAGGGCGTTGCGCAGCTTGAACTCGCGGCCGGCCATGGGCATCAGCGCGAGGTCCACCGTGGACATGGTCAGGTTGGACGGGACGAAGTCCAGGTTGGGCAGCGAGGACTTCTGGATGACCTTGGCCAGGGGCGTCTTGCGGACGAGGACGTCCAGGAGCGTCTTCTCGAAGTCCTCGCCCTCGTAGCCCAGGCACTTGGTGGCGTGGCCCTGGCTGTCGAGGTCGATGAGGAGCACCGCGTAGCCCAGCTCCGCCAGGCGCCAGGCGTAGGACGTGGACAGCGACGTCTTGCCGGTGCCGCCCTTGAAGTTCAGGAAGAGCTGGCGGCGGTGGCCCACCCGCGCCGGGAAACGGTCGAGCGTGGTGCGCAGCTCCCAGATGTCGTCCGGCGTGTAGGCGTCCTTCCGCGATTCCTCCGGAATCTGCTTCGGGGACACGCCGAGCATCTCGGCGACCTGCTTGGAGCTGTACGTCGGCGCTTCCATGGACGACCCTTCGAAAGACGTGCGGGACGGCTACCTTGCCTCAAGCGGCGAAGTATTTGTGCCCCCTTCGAATCACCGCTCCCCGTGCGGACAACAGAGTGAGCGCCTCCTGGGCGAGCTCCGAGGGCGCCGAGAGCGCGACCGCCAGCTCGACGAGCGAGCGGCCTCGGACGGCGACGCGGACCTCGGCCAGCATCTGCGTGCAGAGGACTTCCACCGGTGACGCACTGGGGCGCACGGGGGCCGCCGGACGGGACGGCTCCGCGGCGGCTGCGGGAACACGCGGCGCGGGGGCGGCCTGACCGGGCACCGCGCCCATGGCCACCAGGGCCGCTTGGACGGGGGACAGGCGAGCGGCCGGCACGCGCGGAGCCTGCGCGGGGCTGGACTGGCTTGGGGTGGCCTGCGGGGCTGGCGCGGGCGGACGCTGCACGGGGGCGGCGGCCTGTGGCGCGGGCGGACGCGGTGCGGAGACGGCGGTCTGCGGAACCGACGCGGGCGGACGCTGCACGGGAGCGGCGGCCTGTGGCGTCGGCGCGGGCGGACGCTGCACGGGAGCGGCGGCCTGTGGCGTCGGCGCGGGCGGACGCTGCACGGGAGCGGCGGCCTGCGGCGTCGGCGCGGGCGTCGGAGCCACCGGCGCTCCCACGGGGCCCGCTCGCCCCTGCACAGGCCCCACCGGACCCGCGCCCTGCACGAGGCCCACGGTGACGGCCTGCCGATTCGCGGCCCCCACGGCGACGACCGCATGAGCGGGCTGCTCGACCGCCGCCACCGGCGCCTGAGCCACCGCGGCCACAGCCACTGCCGGCGCGACCGCCTGCACCGAAGCCACCACCGGACGAGGCTGCTCCAGCCGCGCCCGCACGGGCTTCACGGGCAACGTCGCCAGCCGGCGAATCTCCCGGCGGCGGTGCGTCTCGTCCAGGTCCACCACCGCCGACACGTCCTGCCCCAGGATGCGCGACAGACTCTGCGCGGCGGCCTTGCGAACGCGCTGCTCACGGTCACCCAAGGCGCCCAGCAGCAGCGTGCGCGCGTTCTCCCCAGCGCCAGCTCCGAGCGCCAGCGCGGCCAGCGCGCGCGCCTCTGGATCCGCGTCGTGGATGGCTTCCTCGCCCAGCCGCCGCGCCGTCTCCCCTTCCAGGCCCAGCGCCAGCAGCGACGCGCGGCGGCGCACCGAGCGGTCCGGGTCCTTCATCGCCTGCGCCAGATGCGGCGCCGCGTCCTTCGGCGCCAGCGTCAGGAGCGCCTTGAGCGCCGCGATGCGCACCTCCGGCACCGGCGACGCGAGCAGCGGCGACACCACCGACGCGCCCTCTTCCTGGCACAGCGACGCGAACGCCTGGAGCAGCGCCACCTGCGCCGTCGGCTCTGTCTCCGCATGCAGCGCCGACGCCAGCGCGGGCGCGGCGGCCGGCTGTGACAGCGCCTTCAGGCGCTCCGCGGCACGCACCCGGGCCGCGCCATCCTGCGCGGACAGCTCGCGGATGGAGAACCCGAACAACGTCTCATCCGTCGGCCCGCCGAACCCCGCGTGCGAGGACAGCTCCGCGTGCTGCGCCGCGCTCACGCCCAACCGGCCCGCCTGCAGGAAGCGCTGCGCCTCACGCGCCACCGGTGACAGGCCGTCGTCCTCGACGACAGTGGCCACGGGCGGCTCGCTCACCGGCGCCGGCGTCACGGGGACACTGGCCGCCGTCTCACGCAGCGGCACCGGCGAGCGCCGCGTGGGGACCACCAGCCCGCGGGCCACCGGCCCCCCCTCACCGCGCAGCAGCACCTCGCTGCGAAGCTGGGAGATGAACGACGCCAGGTCGAGCCCCAGGTCGTCGTCCTCGTCGTCGCGCTCCTGGGCGGTGGCGCGGATGCGCCCCACGTCCAGCAGCTTGTCCATCATCTGGTTCCGCTCGCCGCGCAGGGCCTGGTTGAGCCGGGCCAGCTCCTCGCGTTCGGCCTGGAGCCGACCCACGCGGACCTCCAGCTCCGCGACCTCACGGCGCAGGCCCAGCTCGCGCTGGTGCGTCTCCGCGACCTCGCGCTTGAGGTGCTCCATCTCATCGCGCGTCGAAGCCAGCTCGCTGTGGAGCTGTTGGGCACGCGCCTCGAAGTAGACGATCTTTTCGAGTGCGCTCTTGAGCAGCGCGTCCGGACGCTCGTCGCTCACGACCTCAACAGCCTCCCCGCGAGGCACGCGGCGCGGCCTGCGGATCCGAGTCACCGGGGGTTTGCACCGGATTCCCGGTACCTACCGGGGGGCCCACCCTACGTCAGACGTCCTCACTTCGTAAACCACGGAAACACCAGGGCTTTTTTCAGCGCGTCCCGGGCAGTCATTGACAACGCCGCGCAGGCCGAATTTTCGGCTTCCGCGCGCACGAGCGGGCCGCGCGAGACACATCCGTCTCAAGGGGTTGAAGCGCTCGATTCCGGACGCTCCAGCAGGCCCTCCCGGAAGCCCCGGAATGTCAGACCCCACTCGTAATCTGTGTTCCACGAGGCAGCCAACGGCCGTCACTTCTCCCCGGAGCCTCTCCGCCTGGATGCGGGGGGACGAAGCCCTCTTTTCGACAGGTTTTCCGCACGCCATGGAACAACGACTGGCAACCCTCATTGGAAACGCGGTCCGCGCGGCGCGACAACGGCTGGAGCTGACCCAGGCCGACGTGGCCGAGCGCGTTGGCATCGCCACCGAGGTGTATGGCCGCCTGGAACGCGGCCACATGCTTCCCAGCGTCCGCACGTTGCGCAAGCTGTGCCTGGTGCTCAACTGCTCGTCGGACGTGCTCTTGGGAATGGCGGGCGTGGAAGGCGCGCCCACGCTGGCGGAGGACCCGCCGGAATACCGTGAGCGCCCGGAAGTCCGCCGGCTGCTGCGCACGGTGCGCAAGCTGGACGCACCGCGTCTTCGCCTGTTGGGGCAGGTGGCGAACGCGCTCGAGACGTAGCGATACAGCGGAGACCCGGCCGGGGCGGTGAAGACCCTGGCTGGGACCTGAAGGGTGGTGAGGGGCCGGACGGATTGCGCCCTGGCGCAAGCGCTTGGCGCGTGGAGTGAAGCAGCCGCTGCTGGGGGGGCGTACTGAATGCTTCATGACCCCCGCCCGCCCCCCGCCCCCTTCAGCCGACCTGCCGCAGCTCGCGGTTCATGCGTTGTGGTGGGGGTGGTTCCCAGCCTTCATCTGGAGCTGGGACGCGCTGCCCTGGGTGGGGCGGCTGGCCATGTGCCTGCTGGGCTGGGCCATCTGCTTCTGGAACTACGCCGTCCTGCACAACCACATGCACGTGTCCATCGCCCGGCCTCCACTGGCGCACTGGGTGGTGTCCCGTGCGCTGGGCATGGCGTGTGGGTTCCCCTACCGGGGCTACTTCATCCACCACTTCAACCACCACCGGTATGATGACGGCCCGGGCGACTGGGGCCGCCGCCGTCCCGGTGAGCGCGTCTTCCGCTACTGCCTGCGCTCGGCGCTGACGCCGTGGCTGTGGCCCTACGAGACGCTGGGCCAGGTCTGGCAGTGGGCGAAGAAGAAGAACCAGCGGCTGGAGCTGGCAGTGGATTTCCTGGTGGTGGACGGCGCGCTGCTGGCGGTCATCGTGTGGAAGCCCGCGCTGGGCCTGGCCTGGTGGGGGGTGCTGCTGGTGACGCAGTTCTGCATCCACTGGCTCAACCTGGCGGCCCACTTCGAAACGGACTCCGAGCAGAAGGACGCCCTGGGGACCACGTCCTATTCCGCCTTCTACAACCGGTGGTTCTTCAACGCGGGCTACCACCAGGCCCATCACCTGAAGCCGCAGGTGCCCTGGTACGAGCTTCCGGCCCT is a genomic window of Myxococcus virescens containing:
- a CDS encoding fatty acid desaturase family protein translates to MTPARPPPPSADLPQLAVHALWWGWFPAFIWSWDALPWVGRLAMCLLGWAICFWNYAVLHNHMHVSIARPPLAHWVVSRALGMACGFPYRGYFIHHFNHHRYDDGPGDWGRRRPGERVFRYCLRSALTPWLWPYETLGQVWQWAKKKNQRLELAVDFLVVDGALLAVIVWKPALGLAWWGVLLVTQFCIHWLNLAAHFETDSEQKDALGTTSYSAFYNRWFFNAGYHQAHHLKPQVPWYELPALTEELARTSRLRPELTTGLSPINPLWVARVVKRYSAKPCDRQTESKITSGTPTAVT
- a CDS encoding M48 family metalloprotease, producing the protein MMRTGWKVLALVGLGAMTASCKGFNASSLTRGENLLGKLSAASAEAKTCKKLRAAPSVQEEYALGGALAINYVRRGGGLLLDGPNDALHRYVNVVGKNLAAQSARPTLEWTFGVLQDTSQFNAMSAPGGYVFVTRKLLQGLENEGQLAGVLAHEIAHVTLKHAIHQYGDAKVKTCELVTYGEAVLSPTAVKVLSAGRNGDGTLDLDQDPGLLGHLSEKTIDLIDKGNAKEQELEADRIAVELMLSAGYTPDDYLALLAKTKDGGSTFANHPGKDERRRNILAHVQALKQPAGAFSGLATEGLRSPPLSPAFAAVRGGNDARGVAKDGK
- a CDS encoding ParA family protein, producing the protein MEAPTYSSKQVAEMLGVSPKQIPEESRKDAYTPDDIWELRTTLDRFPARVGHRRQLFLNFKGGTGKTSLSTSYAWRLAELGYAVLLIDLDSQGHATKCLGYEGEDFEKTLLDVLVRKTPLAKVIQKSSLPNLDFVPSNLTMSTVDLALMPMAGREFKLRNALKDVEAQYDVVVFDAPPSFGLLNLNALMAANDLFVPVLADFLSFHGLKLLFETVQSLEEDLNHVLDHVFIVVNSFNATFKLAKEALEALQTHYPEFLLPTIIRQCTKFAQASSEGRPVFVADPSSKGANDIQAMIDNILPRLVAAAAVAQTKGTQQAG
- a CDS encoding helix-turn-helix transcriptional regulator is translated as MEQRLATLIGNAVRAARQRLELTQADVAERVGIATEVYGRLERGHMLPSVRTLRKLCLVLNCSSDVLLGMAGVEGAPTLAEDPPEYRERPEVRRLLRTVRKLDAPRLRLLGQVANALET
- a CDS encoding HEAT repeat domain-containing protein; this encodes MSDERPDALLKSALEKIVYFEARAQQLHSELASTRDEMEHLKREVAETHQRELGLRREVAELEVRVGRLQAEREELARLNQALRGERNQMMDKLLDVGRIRATAQERDDEDDDLGLDLASFISQLRSEVLLRGEGGPVARGLVVPTRRSPVPLRETAASVPVTPAPVSEPPVATVVEDDGLSPVAREAQRFLQAGRLGVSAAQHAELSSHAGFGGPTDETLFGFSIRELSAQDGAARVRAAERLKALSQPAAAPALASALHAETEPTAQVALLQAFASLCQEEGASVVSPLLASPVPEVRIAALKALLTLAPKDAAPHLAQAMKDPDRSVRRRASLLALGLEGETARRLGEEAIHDADPEARALAALALGAGAGENARTLLLGALGDREQRVRKAAAQSLSRILGQDVSAVVDLDETHRRREIRRLATLPVKPVRARLEQPRPVVASVQAVAPAVAVAAVAQAPVAAVEQPAHAVVAVGAANRQAVTVGLVQGAGPVGPVQGRAGPVGAPVAPTPAPTPQAAAPVQRPPAPTPQAAAPVQRPPAPTPQAAAPVQRPPASVPQTAVSAPRPPAPQAAAPVQRPPAPAPQATPSQSSPAQAPRVPAARLSPVQAALVAMGAVPGQAAPAPRVPAAAAEPSRPAAPVRPSASPVEVLCTQMLAEVRVAVRGRSLVELAVALSAPSELAQEALTLLSARGAVIRRGHKYFAA
- a CDS encoding SH3 domain-containing protein — translated: MGMKTRVAWTTALLALAIPAGASAVKVGEPLYVKAKNTRVQASPSGSDNAVAVLQPGERVTWGGADAKHKQWHRVTTATGKKGFVFQTNLSTTPPNMELVTQGNGTQQVDPKKFVASGAAVKALSPGAEQYGKDKGGDHGKAVRDIKALETLAKSVSTADIAAHVTAAGLFPVVGASDTVAKAGTNKRSGNR
- a CDS encoding extensin-like protein; the protein is MKKAFEQNVSRAKPRLRLGALTGLVDPVEPTPPEPEAEAAPEPVAEAPDLSAEVRARIERARSPRPSAAQAMDAALREPDDAPVYEEPPQEPEAVADVPVTYGAPPEAEAEALLDTEPHAEPVTFAAPPPALHFDAVSPPPEAHPMTQASAPVSMPHVTATVAEPVARVEAPPSEVEVQRPAPPREDGQDSSARRERLKARLKAVRENPRPEPLPATVAEAGQRAVERITHLQAELVKVKALNLSLTQDLEVSRRQAEKATEEARLRMDEARRLSSEMEGRVKLLADLERELSALEGERDEALLSLQETRQALQAAAKEREALEEEVARGKQSLVDSLAEEERLAGELESAKDESMSLQRAVEALQGERDVLAQQVASLTAERAELLEARKALESVHRALSQATVR